In one window of Haemophilus parainfluenzae DNA:
- a CDS encoding restriction endonuclease subunit S has protein sequence MSNLKSYVIHTIGGGWGKETIEENLIKVSVIRGTDFPKLEKLDFSSVPIRFETLKKIESRTLQVGDLIIEVSGGSASSGQRTGRCLYITQEILDNLGKYVIPASFCRLLRLDKEKINSKFIYYQIAEMHLSDQIGIYENQSTGISNFQFNLFLDEIFPKITDLNKQNSIVDIFNSIDQKIQVNTKINQTLEQIAQALFKSWFVDFDPVHAKAQALSDGMSLEQAELAAMQAISGKTPEELTALSQTQPERYAELAETAKAFPCEMVEVDGVEVPKGWELSTIGDCYDVVMGQSPKGETYNENKQGMLFYQGRAEFGWRFPTPRLFTTDPKRIAEQNSILMSVRAPVGDINIALEKCCIGRGLAALQHKSKSLSFGLYQIQSIKPELDLFNGEGTVFGSINQANLKNIQIINPEEKFIQLFEKNLSSCDSKIMNNEIENNALKEIRDLLLPRLLSGKIEND, from the coding sequence ATGAGTAATTTAAAATCGTATGTCATACACACTATTGGTGGTGGTTGGGGTAAAGAAACTATAGAAGAAAATTTAATAAAGGTTTCTGTTATTAGAGGAACTGATTTCCCTAAATTAGAGAAATTAGATTTTTCTTCCGTTCCAATTCGCTTTGAAACTTTAAAAAAAATTGAATCAAGAACATTACAAGTAGGAGATTTAATTATTGAAGTTTCTGGAGGAAGTGCTTCATCCGGTCAAAGAACAGGAAGATGTTTATACATTACTCAAGAAATTCTAGATAATTTAGGTAAGTATGTTATTCCAGCTAGTTTTTGTAGATTACTAAGATTGGATAAAGAAAAGATAAATTCTAAATTCATTTATTACCAAATTGCAGAAATGCATTTATCAGATCAAATTGGTATTTATGAAAATCAATCTACAGGAATATCTAATTTTCAATTTAATTTATTTTTAGATGAGATATTTCCCAAAATTACTGATTTAAATAAGCAAAATAGTATTGTTGATATTTTTAATTCAATAGACCAAAAAATCCAAGTCAATACTAAAATCAACCAAACCTTGGAACAAATCGCCCAAGCCCTGTTTAAAAGCTGGTTTGTTGATTTCGATCCCGTGCATGCCAAAGCCCAAGCCCTTTCAGACGGCATGAGTCTTGAACAAGCGGAACTTGCCGCCATGCAGGCAATCAGCGGAAAAACACCCGAAGAACTGACCGCACTTTCACAAACACAGCCTGAACGCTACGCCGAATTAGCCGAAACCGCCAAAGCGTTTCCTTGTGAGATGGTGGAGGTTGATGGGGTTGAGGTGCCGAAGGGGTGGGAATTATCTACGATTGGCGATTGTTATGATGTCGTTATGGGGCAATCTCCAAAAGGAGAAACTTATAATGAAAATAAACAAGGAATGCTTTTCTATCAAGGTCGTGCAGAATTTGGTTGGCGCTTTCCTACCCCGAGATTGTTTACAACAGATCCTAAACGTATTGCAGAACAAAATTCTATTTTAATGAGCGTTCGAGCTCCTGTTGGGGACATTAACATAGCACTTGAAAAATGCTGTATTGGTCGCGGATTAGCTGCATTACAACATAAGAGTAAAAGTTTGTCGTTCGGTTTATATCAAATACAATCTATAAAACCAGAATTAGATTTATTTAATGGTGAAGGAACTGTTTTTGGTTCTATCAATCAGGCTAACTTAAAAAATATTCAAATTATTAACCCTGAGGAAAAATTTATTCAGCTTTTTGAAAAAAATTTATCATCTTGTGATTCAAAAATTATGAATAACGAGATAGAAAATAATGCGCTGAAAGAAATAAGAGATTTATTGTTACCTAGATTATTGAGTGGAAAAATTGAAAATGACTAA
- a CDS encoding TIR domain-containing protein, which translates to MKRKVFFSFHYQKDNWRVQQIRNMGVIEGNAITTPNDWETIARKGDQAIKNWINQNLIGCSCLVVLIGEETSNRKYVLYEIESAWNRGMGVLGIYIDGLKDLEVKTSRKGNNPFTKFKFQNSLLRFNVPILDPNNYRFLRKLTSQDVYRIIEDNLEEYIEKAINYRKNKLSIFKKS; encoded by the coding sequence ATGAAAAGAAAGGTATTTTTTAGCTTCCATTATCAAAAAGATAATTGGAGAGTTCAACAAATTAGAAATATGGGGGTAATTGAAGGAAATGCTATCACTACCCCAAATGACTGGGAAACGATAGCTAGAAAAGGGGATCAAGCGATTAAAAACTGGATAAATCAGAATCTTATTGGTTGTTCCTGTCTTGTCGTTCTTATTGGCGAAGAAACATCTAATAGAAAATATGTACTTTATGAAATTGAAAGTGCCTGGAATCGTGGAATGGGCGTTTTAGGTATTTATATTGATGGTTTAAAAGATCTAGAAGTTAAAACATCAAGAAAGGGAAATAACCCATTTACTAAATTTAAATTTCAGAATTCCTTATTAAGATTTAATGTTCCTATATTAGATCCAAATAATTATAGATTTCTTCGAAAACTAACTAGCCAAGATGTATATAGAATAATTGAAGATAATTTAGAAGAATATATTGAAAAAGCAATAAATTATAGAAAAAACAAACTATCCATTTTCAAAAAATCATAA